The genome window ACTCTTAATTCAGCAATTTCGCTTAATTCATGCGCAGTGCTTTCCGCTAATTTTTTACTAGAAAAATAAATAATTCCCGGTGTTTGTAGTTTGCGAACAAGCTCATATAAACGGTCTTTTTTCACATGCTGGTTAGAAAATTTCTCCACTTGTAAAGAAATATTCGGTCGATTAACAGAATAAACGATTTGCGCACAATCCGTTAGATGTAGTTGCGTTAAAATATCTGCTCTAACTTTCTTCGTTGCCGTAGCCGTAAGCACCATAGTGACAGGAAATTTGGCTTCTTGAATGAACCTACCTAACATCAAATAATCAGGGCGAAAATCATGTCCCCACTGAGAAATACAATGCGCTTCATCTATGACAAATAAGCTGATCTTTTGTTTTAATAGTAAGTTTTTCACCGTTTCATTATTTAGCATTTCTGGCGATAAAAAAATAAATTTATATGAATGGATGCTCGCAAGGATTTGACCTTTTTCTTCTCGTTTTAAAAAGCTATTAAGCGCCGCTACTCGCTTTTCTCCGTGAGCGCGCATTCGCTCCATTTGATCCTGCATAAGGGAGAGAAGCGGAGAAACAATCAATACTAATCCATCCATCAAATGACCCGCTAATTGATAACAAATGGTTTTTCCTGTTCCAGTAGGTAACATAGCAAAACAATTTTGCTTTGCTAAAGCCGTTTCAATTACTTCTTTTTGGCCAGGACGGAACTCATCAAAACCAAGATATTCTTTTAATTCCTTTTCTAAGTTCACTGCTCGCCCTCCCTACTAACAACTGCTAACCGAATTTGATAGTAATCCAAATCCGGAAATTCCGCTTTTATTTCACGCAGTAAATTCCATTTCTTTGTAATAATCGTTTGGATGATTGCCTCTTCTGGTAAATAAGGAACATTCGCTTCTTTCAAAGTAGCTCGGATTTCTACAAAGTGATCATGGATGGTACTCTTTTTCAAATTCCGAATTCGCTCGATTGCTTCTAAATCAGCTCCATTTTGCCATAATACATAGGTTTGCATGGCAGAACTAGTTAATCCATTGAGCTCATCCGGTACAAGACTAGCTAGAATCGGCCATTCTTCGGGCTTCTTTTTCATCTCAGTAAGCAAACGGTGAACCTCATGGAGCACCTCAAAATAAACGTCCCACTTCTCCACTTGGTATTTTGAGGCAATTTGTTCTGTTGTATAGCCCATTAATTCGCCCCCAGAAAAACGTTCCACTAAAAACGCTGGCCGAGCAACTGCTAATTTGTTCATCCATGCAAAGAGTTCACCGTATAACTTATCCGCTAAATTAGTTTTATCTTGGTACTTCAACCAATGCTTAATAAATTGTTGGGCTTTCTTATCACGAATAACTGGTAAATAATAGCTTTCATGATGATGAATGTTACTAACAACTTGAACTGCGAGTCGCAAATGGGAAAAAAAAGCAAAAGCTTGCCGTTGAAATGTAAAACCTTGAAAGTTTGGGTAGTCATTTTCAAACGTCGCTACTAGTTGTCCTTGTGTCACATAACCATTTTCAGTAGAAATAATGCTACCTTGGTGCACTAATTCCAAAAGTCGTTTTTCTAAATAGTTTGCTTTTAAATTTGGCACTAGTCCAAATAAATGTTGCATTTGAAAAAGATGGATATCTTGAACAGCTTGTCCGGTTCTTCTTCCAGCTAAAACAGTATGTAAAAATGGTAATTTTCTAGGTGTAATACTTTTTTCTAAAATTGTCACAATATAGTTATCCAGCTTATCCAAGACCTGCCCACCACCTTTTTTTGTACCATAATCATAACACAGAAACACTTGTTCTACATTAATTTTTCCGAAAAAAACTTTTTCAAAATATGGTACAATAGAAAAAGAAAAAATCTGGCTGCAAATAGTTATTTTAGAAAGGAAGCGTAGAAAATTGAAGTATTGTCTTGTCGAAAAAGACACTTGTATTGCTTGTGGCGCTTGTTCCATTCACGCACCTGATGTTTTTGATTATGATACAGAAGGTCTTGCCTTTAATATATTAGATAATAACACTGGAACAAAAGAGATTCCCGAAGATTTGGTCGAAATGGTGATTGACGCTGAATTTGCTTGTCCTTCTCTTTCTATCAAAGTTTCTGATAGTTCGTTTCATTAAAAAATCCGGAAGCCTACTTATAGGCTTCCGGATTTTTATATTTAATGGCTTATTTCTTGTTGTCTTTTTTCAAATTTGCGCCGTTCTTTCATCGTTTGATTTTTAGCAATCCATTTTTTCAATCTGGAGTATAGTAATAAGAATACTGCGCTAACGATGACTCCTTTTAACAGGTTGAAAGGTACAATCGCATACGTGATTAACCAAGCAACATCTGTATTTGCCGGAAGTCCACCAAGTTTGATGTAAAATGGTAATAATACAAAATAATTAAATACAGCCATTGCACCTGTCATTAAAACTGTTCCGACAGCCGTGGAAAGAACCATGCCTTTTGTTGAGCGTAACCAGTGGAATAAATAATAAATAGGTAGTACGTAAAAAAGCCCCGATATAAAATTGGCCAGCTCTCCGACTGGAACTCCAACCGGACTACCTGACACGATGTAAAGCAGAACATTTTTGATTAATTCTACTAAAATCACTGCGAGTGGTCCGAATAATAATCCACCAATCAAAGCTGGAATATCACTGAAATCAAGCTTTAAAAATGGTGCACTGGGTAGTAACGGAAATTGTAGCATCATTAAAATAAATGCTAATGTGCCAAGAACCGCCACACTTACAAAAACTTTCATTGAATAATTCTTCATTGTCATTTCTCCCTTGATGTTCACCAAGAAGCGAGTGACGTCGCTTAACGAATGCAACCCAAGCAAATAAAAAACCTCAACTAAAAAAAGTTGAGGGAGAGTTTGTGCATTAATAAACAAGCGCTAGATACTCAAATAAGCATCACAACTTGCCAACACATGCTCGTGAAGACAAACGAAAAGGTCTGCCAACATCTTCTCCCATCCAGACTATACTGTCGGTCC of Listeria monocytogenes contains these proteins:
- a CDS encoding RecQ family ATP-dependent DNA helicase; translation: MNLEKELKEYLGFDEFRPGQKEVIETALAKQNCFAMLPTGTGKTICYQLAGHLMDGLVLIVSPLLSLMQDQMERMRAHGEKRVAALNSFLKREEKGQILASIHSYKFIFLSPEMLNNETVKNLLLKQKISLFVIDEAHCISQWGHDFRPDYLMLGRFIQEAKFPVTMVLTATATKKVRADILTQLHLTDCAQIVYSVNRPNISLQVEKFSNQHVKKDRLYELVRKLQTPGIIYFSSKKLAESTAHELSEIAELRVAYYHGDMDTEDRIIIQQQFVYGQLDVICATSAFGMGIDKADIRYVIHYHMPADLEAYLQEIGRAGRDGEDSVAILLYANGDEFIQMQLADQDIPDANLMNLTTEQRKTLPETEQRFIDYYQRSGLSTKELTDKMDYRKKWKRANLQQFIGYLHTTDCRRNYILRYFEEAPLEVTPENCCDLDGAEIINFEKRAKIKQKEIPTWEAYLAYLLQ
- a CDS encoding helix-turn-helix domain-containing protein; this translates as MDKLDNYIVTILEKSITPRKLPFLHTVLAGRRTGQAVQDIHLFQMQHLFGLVPNLKANYLEKRLLELVHQGSIISTENGYVTQGQLVATFENDYPNFQGFTFQRQAFAFFSHLRLAVQVVSNIHHHESYYLPVIRDKKAQQFIKHWLKYQDKTNLADKLYGELFAWMNKLAVARPAFLVERFSGGELMGYTTEQIASKYQVEKWDVYFEVLHEVHRLLTEMKKKPEEWPILASLVPDELNGLTSSAMQTYVLWQNGADLEAIERIRNLKKSTIHDHFVEIRATLKEANVPYLPEEAIIQTIITKKWNLLREIKAEFPDLDYYQIRLAVVSREGEQ
- a CDS encoding ferredoxin codes for the protein MKYCLVEKDTCIACGACSIHAPDVFDYDTEGLAFNILDNNTGTKEIPEDLVEMVIDAEFACPSLSIKVSDSSFH
- a CDS encoding ECF transporter S component, which translates into the protein MKNYSMKVFVSVAVLGTLAFILMMLQFPLLPSAPFLKLDFSDIPALIGGLLFGPLAVILVELIKNVLLYIVSGSPVGVPVGELANFISGLFYVLPIYYLFHWLRSTKGMVLSTAVGTVLMTGAMAVFNYFVLLPFYIKLGGLPANTDVAWLITYAIVPFNLLKGVIVSAVFLLLYSRLKKWIAKNQTMKERRKFEKRQQEISH